A part of Anolis carolinensis isolate JA03-04 unplaced genomic scaffold, rAnoCar3.1.pri scaffold_10, whole genome shotgun sequence genomic DNA contains:
- the ggn gene encoding gametogenetin, translated as MGNVQSETTQESESAKDGEEKANPERSKPDRVQSSSTKHDSGNPSPEAPEPKAASPPLSSEPGGGDRQAGAAEMGKNHSKKSKLKLSSMWAQNAASGGMKEASLCDQDTGAEKRGLACLSRADLQGGQTLGNIFQEEPKGLKAALRPPQGAGAEARDLGAKRAPAKGKGKPEGGHPDKNTEGPLLLQPEKLAELDRAVEAPKDMVEREVCWTQHTEACAKEYLENEEQVSEASIKKQAVAMTEKTESSKMIEEVLVGPRSLNERSPNSPSPFSCMVLPGGKKAFLSWIQKEKEQTCHRDNAPGREGDSKDPALVALLPEELANASSGPIERSQAVRNETKAELKYEGLGAEAVSSETMQELLEKGLNFLYKVTIQPGQWPPSIKAVKQKPSVISSGISYADVLKQCPQKKSPAGPPVLPKALNHLTAAGKKLPSFKGLERSNPEDFSSLSHLFLEHFKKVTPPKEPTTSHAPMQQMVTFFEEFSPSNTKRTEWQRPRPPTPYPQRRKTQGRKLPKFGTAMSQVVAFLESDPKCDWLLHDDSQASLDEAMVAAEEGGKEHLEPPVGVNKGAEEAPSSSPPVASLSLAWEISTEVDETPQRSRRRLQGLEEGAKETSPLKIGPFSTAWGLSCPLAPTQSLQKEEDVVMPLLNPVPHSSREVLEVPSPAASAPRSLCVSIGLIPDQKTPAAVQARPKIRKQGSTTPKSKEKLKASGQPKAKPPKGKGQKQWPRGYGMTSPLRLEGVPLFPPFEKVARPFYFGEPLETPLSLDKPAGIEQDATSAQDKPVQDREADQSPAHHWPAFQVANSCSMKCYCKHRDQRKLPKNVMAWLNPSTNHLAEPPWVATAMLAVSLVAGTKFCLDSFDQQHVAKED; from the exons ATGGGCAATGTCCAATCAGAAACCACACAAGAATCAGAGTCTGCCAAAGACGGGGAGGAGAAAGCCAACCCGGAAAGAAGCAAGCCGGATCGAGTCCAGAGTAGCAGCACCAAGCATGACTCGGGGAACCCCAGCCCCGAGGCCCCGGAGCCGAAAGCAGCCAGTCCGCCTCTGAGCAGTGAACCAGGTGGCggagacaggcaggcaggggCTGCAGAAATGGGGAAGAACCATTCCAAAAAATCCAAGCTGAAGCTCTCCTCCATGTGGGCCCAGAACGCGGCTAGTGGCGGGATGAAGGAGGCCAGCCTCTGCGATCAGGACACGGGGGCAGAGAAGCGGGGACTGGCTTGCCTCAGCCGAGCTGACCTCCAGGGTGGGCAGACTTTGGGGAACATCTTCCAAGAGGAGCCCAAAGGGTTGAAGGCAGCCTTGAGGCCTCCTCAGGGGGCTGGCGCAGAGGCAAGAGACTTGGGCGCCAAACGAGCACCAGCGAAAGGGAAGGGCAAGCCGGAGGGCGGCCATCCTGACAAGAACACAGAGGGTCCACTGCTCCTTCAACCGGAGAAGCTGGCAGAACTGGACCGAGCTGTAGAAGCACCCAAAGATATGGTTGAAAGAGAGGTTTGTTGGACTCAACACACAGAAGCCTGTGCCAAGGAATACCTAGAGAATGAGGAGCAAGTGTCAGAAGCTTCAATCAAGAAGCAGGCGGTGGCCATGACGGAGAAAACAGAATCGTCAAAGATGATCGAAGAAGTTTTGGTGGGCCCTAGATCTCTGAATGAGAGGAGCCCAAACAGCCCATCTCCTTTCAGCTGCATGGTCCTGCCTGGAGGGAAGAAGGCCTTTCTGTCATGGATCCAGAAGGAGAAAGAACAAACGTGCCACCGGGACAATGCGCCGGGGCGGGAAGGAGACTCCAAGGACCCGGCTTTGGTTGCCCTGCTTCCTGAGGAGCTGGCCAATGCTTCAAGTGGCCCCATAGAAAGGTCCCAAGCCGTCAGAAATGAGACCAAGGCTGAGCTGAAGTACGAAGGTCTGGGAGCAGAAGCCGTCAGTTCCGAAACGATGCAGGAGCTGCTGGAGAAAGGCCTGAACTTCCTGTACAAAGTGACCATCCAGCCGGGGCAGTGGCCGCCCAGCATCAAGGCAGTCAAGCAGAAGCCTAGCGTCATCTCCTCCGGCATCTCCTATGCCGACGTTCTGAAGCAGTGCCCTCAGAAGAAATCCCCTGCCGGGCCCCCAGTGTTGCCGAAAGCACTGAACCACCTCACCGCTGCAGGCAAGAAGCTGCCCTCCTTCAAAGGCCTGGAGCGGAGCAACCCGGAGGACTTTTCTTCCCTCAGCCACTTGTTCCTGGAGCACTTCAAGAAAGTCACCCCGCCTAAGGAGCCCACCACCTCCCATGCTCCCATGCAGCAAATGGTCACCTTCTTTGAGGAATTCTCTCCCAGCAACACCAAGCGGACCGAGTGGCAAAGACCCcgaccgccaaccccataccctcaACGCCGCAAAACTCAGGGAAGAAAGCTACCCAAATTTGGCACCGCCATGTCACAGGTTGTTGCCTTCCTAGAGAGCGACCCAAAGTGTGactggctcctccatgatgacagcCAGGCCTCCTTGGATGAGGCCATGGTGGCAGCTGAGGAAGGAGGCAAGGAGCACTTGGAACCACCTGTTGGTGTTAACAAAGGGGCCGAGGAAGCACCAAGCTCTTCTCCACCTGTTGCATCCCTCTCATTGGCTTGGGAAATTTCAACAGAAGTGGATGAGACTCCCCAGAGGTCACGCAGGAGGCTACAGGGTCTGGAAGAAGGTGCAAAAGAAACGTCGCCACTCAAGATCGGTCCCTTTAGCACTGCCTGGGGCCTCAGTTGTCCATTGGCGCCTACGCAGTCTCTCCAAAAGGAAGAAGATGTCGTGATGCCGCTGCTCAACCCTGTTCCTCATTCTTCCAGGGAAGTGTTGGAGGTGCCCAGCCCTGCCGCCTCAGCCCCTAGATCTCTCTGTGTCTCTATTGGACTGATACCGGATCAAAAAACGCCAGCTGCAGTTCAGGCGAGGCCCAAGATCCGAAAACAAGGCTCTACCACTCCAAAATCTAAAGAGAAACTCAAAGCTTCAGGGCAACCCAAAGCTAAGCCGCCTAAGGGGAAAGGGCAAAAGCAGTGGCCCCGAGGTTATGGCATGACCTCCCCTCTGAGATTAGAAGGGGTCCCTCTCTTCCCACCTTTTGAAAAGGTTGCACGACCTTTCTATTTTGGAGAGCCACTG GAGACACCTCTTTCTCTGGACAAACCAGCTGGTATCGAACAGGATGCAACCTCAGCCCAGGACAAACCTGTGCAAGACCGAGAGGCCGACCAGTCTCCTGCGCACCATTGGCCGGCTTTCCAGGTGGCAAATTCTTGTTCCATGAAGTGCTATTGTAAACACCGGGATCAGAGGAAGCTGCCCAAGAACGTCATGGCTTG GCTCAACCCCTCCACCAACCATTTGGCAGAACCGCCCTGGGTTGCTACTGCCATGTTGGCTGTCTCCCTGGTTGCTGGGACCAAGTTCTGCCTGGACTCTTTCGACCAACAACATGTTGCCAAGGAGGACTGA